From the genome of Vicinamibacterales bacterium:
TCGCGATTCCGGGCCGGGAGACCACTGCGTACCGGCTGCTCCGGCTGGCCGCCCCCGCGCTGGGAGAGGTGGTGGAGGTGCGGTACGACCGGATTCTCGGCGCGGTGGAGCGGGGCGAGGTCGACGCAGGCCTGATCATCCACGAGAGCCGCTTCACCTACATGGAGCACGGCCTGCACCGGGCCATCGATCTCGGGGACTGGTGGGAGCAGGAGACCGGGCTGCCCGTCCCTCTCGCGGGCATCTGCGCGCGCGCGGACGTCGATCCGTCACTGGCGGCGGCCGCGGAGCGAGCCATCCGGGCGTCCGTGGCCCATGCCTTCGCGCACCCCGAAGCCAGCCGCGCCTACGTCCGGGCGCACTCGCAGGAGATGTCCGACGAGGTGTGCGACCAACACATCCGGCTGTACGTGAACGAACACAGCCTCGACGTCGG
Proteins encoded in this window:
- a CDS encoding 1,4-dihydroxy-6-naphthoate synthase; translation: MPELSFGFSPCPNDTFAFHALVHGLIDAPFTLRPVLLDIEELNRRAHEGAFELTKLSVGAFAAVGERYRLLRSGAALGHGVGPLVVTRAPSTLAAAAAGRIAIPGRETTAYRLLRLAAPALGEVVEVRYDRILGAVERGEVDAGLIIHESRFTYMEHGLHRAIDLGDWWEQETGLPVPLAGICARADVDPSLAAAAERAIRASVAHAFAHPEASRAYVRAHSQEMSDEVCDQHIRLYVNEHSLDVGDDGLRAILRLSEATAG